ggttacaAAAGCCCAGTTTCAGTTGGTCCGTtgctgggactgagtaccactccaagaGAGATTAACACAGGTCTGCATTCAATTTTCCCTGTCctcgtttgtgagtgggactcagtaccactccagctggtactaacaaaggcctggtttgaattggctctttcctgctgtgtgcgtgggactcagtgccaatGCAGCTagtattaacacaggcctggtttgaactggTCCTTTCAAGGTGACTGCGTTGGACTAAGTACCACTCCACATGGGATTAACAAAGACATTATTGGCATGGCCTCTTTCCCCGTGAGTGACTGAGATACAGTACCACTCCTACTGGGATTAACACCGGCCTGGCTTGAATTAGGTCTTTTCTGGTGtgcgagttggactcagtaccactccacaagTGATTCGCAGTGGCCTGATTTGAACTGGCCATTTTCTGCTTTGTAAGCGCGGGTCTCTGTGCCACTCCAGAAGGTATTAACAGATGCCTTGGTTGAGTGGGCCCTGTCCTGAAGAGTGACCGTGACTCtgtatcactccagctgggattaagaaaggcctggtttgaattggccctttcctggtgtgtgagtgcgactaaaTACCACTCTAGATGGGATTAACGAATGTCTGGTTTAACGTGGCTCTACCCTGATGTGTGAGTAGGACTCCGTGCCACTACAGATTGGCTTAAcattggcctggtttgaattggccttttcctggtgcgtgagtgacaCTCAGTACACCCCAGATGCGAATAACATCGTCTTGGTTTATGTTTGACGTTTCCTAGTATGTTAAtgtgactcagtaacactcccATTGGGATTATCATTGGCCTGGTgtaaagtggctctttcctggtgtgtgagtgggactcagtgccactccaaattGGCTTAGTATTGGCCTTTCTTCGTGCGAGAGTGTTAatcccattccagctgggattaacactggactggtttgaattggccatttcctggtgcaGCGAGTGGGACCCAGCACCAACCAAACTGAGATAAACacatgtctggtttgaattggccctttctttATCTGcgattgggctcagtaccactccagatgggattaacacaggttttGTTTGTATTGGCCATTCCCCGCTGAGTGAGTGGGGCACGGTAGCATTCCAACTGGGATTATAACAGGCCCAAAAAGAACTGTCCCTTTCCtattgtgtgagttggactcagttgcactccaactgggattaacacaggcctagtATAAAATGGCTCTTCCGTGGTGTTTCAGATGGACTCAGTACCATCCCACATGGGATCAACAGTGGCCGAATTTGAACAGACCCTTTCTTGTTGTGGGAGTGTGGTTTAGGACCATTAACacatgtctggtttgaattggcccttcctGGTGTGTAATTTGGACTCAGCATGTCTCCAGAttggattaacagaggcctggcaTGAATTcgacgtttcctggtgtgtgagttggactcagtccctgcCAGAACGGATTTACACAGGCCttgtttgaattggccccttcctggtgtgcgagtggaacTGCGTACCACTCCAGTTAGAATTAACACAGGCTTGGTATGAATTGACCGTTTTATGGTTGTGAGTTGGACTCAGGAGCACTCCTGCTGGGATTAACGCAGGCCTGGTTTGAAGTGGCTCTTCTATGCTGCGTGAGTGGCTCCAGATTGGCATACCATCGACCTTCTCtgcatttcctctttcctggtgcgtgagtggcactcagtaccacgcaGATCGGATTTGCTCatgcttggtttgaattggcctttGTCTGCTGTGCGAATGGGACTCACTACAACTCCtgcagggattaacacaggctcggCTTGAATTGGCCCATTCTTCTTCTGTCATTGGGCTCGGTACCAATCCAGCTGGGATTGACAGATGTTTTGTTTGTATTGGCCATTCCATGTTCTATCAGTAGCACTCAGCACCACTGTACCTGCGAttcacacaggcctggtttgaattggtcattttctggtgcttgagtgggactcagtaacaatgCTGCAGGGATTAGCACTGGCCTGGTTTGatctggccctttcctggtgtgtgagtgcgactcagtaccactccagtggtATTAACACTGGCATGGTTTGAACTGgtcatttcctgctgtgtgagtggtactcagtgagtctccagatgggattaacactaaaatgaaagcaaagtacttcagattctggaaatctgaaataaaaacaagaaatgctggaaatattcagcaggtctggcatgttctgtggagagagaagcagagttaacgtttcaggtcactgactcttcttcagaacacaTTGGGATTAACCCtggactggtttgaattggcccttcctggtgtgtgagtgcgtctaagtaccactccagatgggataaaCATCGGGCTACTTTGAGTTGGCCCTTTCactggtgtgtgaatgggtctcagtgccactccagatgggattaacacatgccTAGTTTGAATTCGCCTGTTCTGATGGTGAATAtatctctgtaccactccagctaggattaacacaggcctgggttGAAGTGGCTAATTCCTGATttctgagtggtactcagtaccactctaacTGGGATTACCACAGGCCTGGTTTGCATTTgcattttcctgctgtgtgagttcgaCTCATTTCCATTACAGCTGAccttaacagaggcctggtttgaactggccctttcccggtgactgagttggactcagtactactccaactTGTATTATCACTGGATTGTATCGAACTATCCCTGGCCTTCTGTGTGAATTGGACTCAGTTCCATTACTGCTGGGTTTAACacgggcctggtttgaattggcgctttcctgctctctgagtgggactcaatacaacTCCAGCTGGGACTAACACAGGTCTGATTTGTACTGGCCATTTACTGGCGTGAGTCGGATTTATGACCACTCCAgattggattaacacaggcctgatttgaattgcaCCTTTCCCGATTTGATCTGCAGTGCGATCATTTTACTTGATATTTgcattgtcttttaaaaaatgtgcACTCCAATCCATTTATATGATATGCATACGACTATTTTAAGTGACATGTACAGCgggcattttaagtgatatgcactgtGACCATTTTTGATGACATACACTGTGGCCATTTAAAGTGACCTGCGATGCCGCCAATTTAAGTGATGTGTGCTGCCGCAATTTTAAGTGATATACACTAGGCGATTGCAAGTGGCAGGCCGTGAGGCCATTTTAAGCACCATATGCTGTCACCTTTTTAAATGACATGCACAGTCGCCATTTAACAAGATATGCAGTGTGGCCATTTTATATGATATGCAGTGCagtcattttaaatgatatgcactacgGCCATTTTGATGGCATGCTCTGCAGACATTTTAAATGATATCTGCGGCGGCCTGTTTGAAATGAGAGCAGTCCACTGCgatcattttcagtgatttttgtCCACGGCAGGGAACACATGAGATGTAAGGAGTCGTAAATGAATACAAAGGCTTAAAAAGGATAATAAATCGTACACAATCATAAAGGATTAGAAAAATGTATAAAGTACTTTGAAGAATTGTAAACAGTTTATGAAGTGCTGTAAACGTTTGTAAATGATTATAAAGGACACTTTGTAATATAAAGAGATTATAAAGATTATAAATGATTATGAAGAATTCTGGCTGCAGCATTCTATCACCAAGTGAACAGGCCCCGCCACCTCTCTCCGTCATCATGGGAGCAGATTCCCCCAACTCTCCACCACCATGGGAACGGGCACCTTCCCCAGTCCCCGTCATCATGGAAAAATgctccaccccactccccgtccccatcggAAACAGGATCCACCCCCACATCCCGTCACCATGGAAATCTggccccgatcccacttcccgtaaCCCTGAGAAACAGGCCCGGTGCAACTCCCTGTCACCTTAGAAaaggccccgcccccacttcccgtcacCGTGGGACACAAGCACCGcccacactccccgtcaccctggcaaCAGGACCCGCCCTCGCTCTGCCTCCATAGTGACATACCCCAACCCCGCTCTGTCAACATAGTGACAAGTCGCGCTCCAGCTCTGTCTGCATAGTGTCATGCTCCGGCCTCGTTCTGTCTTCATAATGACATGCCCCGCACACACTCTGTCTCAAAAGTTGTAGGCCCCGCCTCCTCTCTGCCACCATCGTGGTAGGTCCCGCTCCCGCTCTACCACCACACTGACTGGCCCTGCCCCCGCTGTACCTACATAGTGAAAGGCCACGTTCCTGCTCTGTCTGGATAGTGACAGGCCCCCACCCCGCTCTTTCTCCATAGTGATATGCACCGCTGGCGTTCTGTCACCATCGTGACAGGCCCGGCCCCGgttatgtctccatggtgacagggggCGCACCCATTCTTTCTCAATAGTGTCAAGACCCGACCAAGCTCTGCCCCCATAGTGACAAGCCTcgctcccgctctgtctccatagtgacaggccctgcacccgctctgtctccatggtaacaTGCAGCGCCCCCGCTCCCCAATACTTCTGCATAATGACAGGTCCCGCCCCCAGCTCTGTCTTTGTAGCGACAGGCCCAACCACCGGCTGaaggaaatagtcagtgattcagttcctctcatcattgaatgaatttaataattggagtaaatggatatttcagcacattccagaactgccctctgaactgactctgggtcacggcataaatcgcagtgtttgtgcagcaactcaagagCTGCAACATCAAGCCCAATTCCTGCAGGAAATCAGGTAGAAATAATGAAACAGGGCGCAATGTCCGCATCCGGTTCCATATTGAATAGACCATGAAAATTGCCCATAACAGAAAGAAATTCCCCGAAATAACtaacagcaaaatgatggatttccttcgactctccatctctgggtctctgcgactctccccagtgCTGTGAGACCGGAGTCTCCTGCGACCTCTGCTGCTCACTGAAatatgtctgacggtgagagcgttgagcagcagaatcatcaCAAATGGGAGTCCTGGGGTTAGAATgtagtggaggaactcgattgttccccagacccgAGAGTAATAAACATCCcctgttacaaaacaaaaccagggtcTGTTTATCAGCCAATAAcgacctgtgaacataaaataccagaatatgttctttaaacagctcagcacagtcactgttcccagaaccacagccgccattttctcactgcagtatttgctttttagattctggcaacaaatggccacaaatcgatcaaaggtgaaagtgacggtgaaccagacagaacagtctgtggctgcgtaaagcagaacGGCATGGATATTACACATGGGGATGGAATGACGCAGAAAGTGAAACTtttcccgataaacaatgggaatctgcctcaatatcaggtcgaggataatgaccagtagatccgccgctgccatggccaccaggtagcgagtgacacatttggagagaccacactttcgcaGAGATAGGATTCCAATCGTCaggaagttaactgtgaggaagggaaataaacaaggAAATTACACATCAGGCTGGgatcagtttgattgaggacttattgggatttagaaatgtgttcctgtatccagtgatgtattgaaaTGAGTGGATCTGAAAgaaaaatgggaaggtctgtgatacagtggaaggcaggagaaagcATGATAGTGAAATGGTTAAtctcaatgttgatcataatcccgctcctccctcctttccctgtctgttttaaaaattgttccacctctaatttcttccagttctgatgaagggtcaccggcctgaaacattaactctgtttctctctccacacatgccaccagacctgctgaatatttttccagcattttctgtgcgcTTTTTCAGAATTTCAACATCAGCAGCACTTTGCTCttgtatagaaagttaaatgttggactgattgAGAGATTCTGTCTCTATGCCTCTGGTGTGATCagcgtgtgtgcatgagtgtgtgtgtgtgtgtgtgtgtgtgtcttccggTGCATGTAGTGTGGTTGCGTGTgcgtatctgtttgtgtgtgtgtaaatgtctgtctgtgtgactctgtgtgtgtctgtttgtatctgGCGCAGTATTTGGTGtataaagagtgtgtgtgtgtgtctgcatttgtCTGTCTGACTCCTTgcttgggctgtgatgtttgtgtgtgcgagtgcgtatgtgtgtgtgcatcatgtgtgcgtgtcagagagtgtgtgcgtgtgtgagagcatGCGTGTGCGTGTctggctcaatgtctgggttgtgacgtgagtgtctgtgtgtgtgtgtatgtgacatgtacgtgcgtgtgtgtgcgtgtgcgcgtacCAATGCCTGTGGTGTGGTTGcatgtgtcaatctgtgtgtgtgtgtgagtgtacgtgtgtgtgtgtgtgtgtgtgtgtgtgtgtatttgtgtcatTGCCAGGCTTGTGCTATGTTTTTACAtgtgtctctgtgcctgtgtgtgtgtgtggttgtgcttGAGTGTGTTTGCTTGTATGTGGGTGggtgtggctgtgtgtgtagtgtgtatgtgtgtgtgtgcctgtatgtgtgaatgcgtgtgtgactgtgaggttgtgcttgtgtgtgtttgtttctataTGGGTGGGTgtggctgcgtgtgtgtgtgtgttgtgtttctCAGGGCCTagtctgtgctgtgtgtatgtgcgtgtgtgtgtatttctgtgtatcTGTATTTGTGAGTGTGTCCTGGGCTGGCGTTTGCTCTGTGTTTATTTGTGTCCCTGTGCCTGTGTAAATCTGGGTCTCAAGgcctttgtttctgtgtgtgtgtgtgtgtgtgtgtgtgtgtgcgtgtgtgtgtgtgtgcgtgtgtgtgtgtgtgcgtgtgtgtgtgcgtgtgtgtgtttgtgtgtgtgtgtttgtttgtctgtgtgtgtcagggcccgggttttgcttTGAGTATTCGTGTATGCATGCTTGACTCAGTGCCTGGGTTGTgaagtttgtgtgtgtgtcccagtgcttgtgttgtgctgtgtgtgtgtgtatctccggGACTGGGCTATGCTGtatgattgtgtgtgcgtgtgtgtgtgtcattgTGGATCTGTTTGTGTCTGACTTAGTGACTGGCGTAtaaagagtgtgtatgtgtgtgtgtgtctgtctgtgtgtctgtgtctctgtgtcagtgtggatCTGTTTGTATCTGACTTAGTGACTGGCGTGTAaagagtgtgtttatgtgtgtgcgtttgtgtgtgtgtatgtgtcagggcTTGGGTTGCACATTGTATCTTCATGTATGTGTGCTTGTGTCTGTGAACGCACACATttgtgtgtcattgtgtgggattgtctcagggtctgggttgtgatgtgtgactATGTGGCTGTGTGTCCCCCTCAGTAATTGTGTTTTGCACGTGTGCGTAGTTGTCTCAGGGCCTGAGTTGTGCAGTGTGTcttcctctgtctgtgtgtgtgtgtttgtttctatgTGGGTGGGCGTgactgtgcgtgtgtatgtgtgtgtgtgcttgtgcgtgtgtgtatgtgtgtaggtgTTGTGTTTCCAAGGGCCTGGTCTGTGCTGTGCCTTTGTGTgcgtgtatttgtgtttgtgtgtgctgaacgttgtgagatgatacactttggaaggagtaatgtgacacggaagtattcaatgaatggcctgacactgggaagttctgaggaacaaagggaccttggagtgttcgTCAATAGAGTTCGGAAGACAGAaggacaggttaatagggtggtgaacaaggcatatgggacacttgcctttatcaatcgagacatagattgcaaaagcagggaggtcatgttggagttgtacagaactttgttaaggccacagctggagtactgtatgcaacattggtcgccacattataggaaggatgtgattgcattggagggggtgcagaggcgattcaccaggaggtagcctgggatggagcatttaagctatgaagtgaggttggataggcttggattattttcgctggagcagagaagtctgaggggtgacctgatcgaggtgtacaagattatgaggggcattgacagggtggACGGGGAGCAgcggttccccttagttgaagggtcagttatgacgggtcacaagtttaaggtgaggggtgggaggtttacgtgggatttgaggaagaaccctttcacccagagggtggtgacggtctgtaataccctgcctgggagggtggtagatgcaggttgcctcatatcctttaaaaagtaccgagatgagcatttggcacgtcataacattcaagggtatgggccaagtgctggcaaatgggatttggTAGACAGGTCtgttgttttaatgcatcggtgcagtcacgatgggccgaaggacctcttctgcactgtattattctgtgattctgtaattctgtgtgtgtgtgtgtgtgtttcagtgtatcTCTCCTTTGTGTGTGTTCCAAAATGTCATTGGCTGGCTTTTGTGTCGctgtgcctttgtgtgtgtgtgtgcatgtcatgGGCTGGCTTTTGTTCTGTGTCTATTTGTGTCTCTATGCCTGTCTGTGTATGAATGTCTCAGGGCCTGCGTTTTCCTGTGTGCtctcgtgtgtgtgtttgtatgcgtgTTTATGTGTTTATATCATTGCCTgcattgatgtatgtgtgtgtgtgtgtttgtgtgtgtgtgtgtgtgtctatttgtaTCTGGCTCAGTAATTGGCGTGTaattagtgtgtgtatgtgagtgcatttgtgtgtgtatgtgtgtctttgtggaTCTGCTTGTATCTGACTCAGTGACTACCGTGTAgattgtttgtgtgtctgtgtgcgtgcgtgtgcgtgtttgtgtgtgtctgcgtcTCAGAGCATGGGCAGTGTGTGTGCTTGCTTGtgcgtgtgtttatctgtgtttgggtgtgtttgtgtgtgtgtttgtatcagggcctgtgttgtgctttgtgtcttcatgtaattgtgtttgtgtgtgtgcgtctgtgtgtgtatgagagggtgcACGTGTGCGTTTATTTCTGTGCTTGTGTGTACTTGCACGTGTgtatttgtttttgtgtttgtggatGGGTGGGTATTGGGGGCtagatttgtgtgtgtgtatgtgtgtatgtttgcgagtttctgtatctgtgtttgcgtgtgtgtgcgcactTTGGTTCATTGCCTGTGGTGGGATgcaggtctgtttgtgtgtgtgtgtttgtgtgtcatcgCCTGGCTTGTGCTATGTGCCTActtgtggctctgtgtgtgtgtgagtgtgtgtttgggtgtgtatgcgtgcatgtgtgGCTCATGAGTGGCGTTTTaagagtgtgtgcgtgtctgtgtgtgtgtctgtgtgtgtttgtgtgtgtttgtgtgtgtgtgtgcgtttctgtgtgtgtgcgtgtgtgtgtgtgtttgtttctgtgtatctGACTTTGTGTGTGTTCCTGTATGTCATTGGCTGGCTTTtgttctgtatctatttgtatctCTATGCTTTTCTGTGTATGCGTCGCTCAGGGCCTGCGTTTCTATGTGTGTTttcgtgtgtatgtttgtgtgcgtgcgtgtgtgtgtgtgtgcgtgcgtgtgtacgCTTGTGTTTGGCCTGTTTTTATGAGCCTCAGTGACTGGCGTATaaacagtgtgtgtatttgtgtgcatttgtgtgtctatgtgtgtcaaAGTGGATCTGTTTGTATCTGACTCAGTGTGTATGTGTTTATATCAGTGCGTGCAttgaggtgtgtgcgtgtgtgcgcgtgcgtgtctgtttgtgtgggTCTGTTTGGATCTGGCTCAGTAACTGGCGTGtaaagagtgtgtgtatgtatatgcatttgtgtatgtgtgtgtgtgtgtgtgtttgtgtgtgtgtgtgtgtttgtgtgtgtgtgtgtgtatgtgagtgtctgtgtgtgcgtctcagggcatggggcgtgtgtgtgtgcttgcttgtgcgtgtgtttatctgtgtttgggtgtgtttgtgtgtgtgcttgtatcagggcctgtgttgtgctttgtgtcttcatgcatgttggtttatgtgtgtgagagagggtgcgcGTATGCGTTTGTATCTGTGTTTATGTGTACTTGCATGTGCATGTTTGGTTTTGTGTTTGTGGTTGGGTGGGTATTGATGGgtggatgtgcgtgtgtgtgtgtccgccagtgtgtgggtttgtatcaggccctgggTTGTGATGTATGTCTGCGTATCTGTGTGTGCGCCTCAGTGATTGTGTTGTGTCTGAGTATGTGTGTCTCAGGACCTAGGCTgagcagtatgtgtgtgtgtgtgtgtgagagagagcttgtgtgtgtgtgtgtgtgtgtgtgtgtgtgtgtgtgtgtatctggttcAGTGACTGGGGGTAATGCAtgtctgtttctgtgtttgtgaTTATGTGTCATGGCCTGGCTGGCATATGTGTCTcagtacctgtgtgtgtgtgtatctgtctttgtgtgtgtgcctgtatgtcaTGGACTGGCTTTATTCTGTGTCCGTTTGTGTCACTATgtctatgtgtgcatgtgtgtctcatGCCCTAtgcttttctgtgtttgtgtgtgcatgcttCTGTTTGGCCtgtttttatgtggctcagtgactgGCGTAtaaagagtgtgtgtatgtgtgtgagtgtggatctgtttgtatctgactcagtgtgtatgtgtttatatcagtgtctccgttgatgtgtgtgtgtgtgtgtatgcgtatgCGTGCGTCTGTTTGTATCTGGCTCAGTAACTGGCGTGTAGATTGTTtgcggtgtgtgagtgtgcgtctCAGGgcatcgggtgtgtgtgtgtgtgtgtgcttgattGTGCGTGTATTTATCTCTGTTTGTGTGTGATTGTGTCTGTGCTTGTATCAGGGCttgtgttgtgctttgtgtctgtgtgtgtgagtgagacggtgcACGTGTGCgtttgtaagtgtgtttgtgtgtacttGCATGTgtatgtttgtttttgtgtttgtggttgGGTGGTAATTGGAGGGTGGATGTGTCTGTCTCAGGGCATGGTTCTGTGTGTgcttacttgtgtgtgtgtgtgtctgtatcagggcctgtattgtgctttgtgtcttcatgcatgtgtgtttgtgtgcgtgtgag
This genomic interval from Heterodontus francisci isolate sHetFra1 chromosome 21, sHetFra1.hap1, whole genome shotgun sequence contains the following:
- the LOC137381123 gene encoding probable G-protein coupled receptor 139; translation: MTKLSQAPLALNFLTIGILSLRKCGLSKCVTRYLVAMAAADLLVIILDLILRQIPIVYREKFHFLRHSIPMCNIHAVLLYAATDCSVWFTVTFTFDRFVAICCQNLKSKYCSEKMAAVVLGTVTVLSCLKNIFWYFMFTGRYWLINRPWFCFVTGDVYYSRVWGTIEFLHYILTPGLPFVMILLLNALTVRHISVSSRGRRRLRSHSTGESRRDPEMESRRKSIILLLVISGNFFLLWAIFMVYSIWNRMRTLRPVSLFLPDFLQELGLMLQLLSCCTNTAIYAVTQSQFRGQFWNVLKYPFTPIIKFIQ